A stretch of the Aegilops tauschii subsp. strangulata cultivar AL8/78 chromosome 4, Aet v6.0, whole genome shotgun sequence genome encodes the following:
- the LOC109753463 gene encoding protein TIFY 11c: protein MGAEQQQQQQAAGGSRFAAAFGLLRQYMREQPGAGGGGMVTVGLMPGGGVDGVDAVTPEQRIRTMELFPQQAGTVRGSHERTGPERAPLTIFFGGRTFVFDDFPAEKARELMQLAGSFCAPPPVSDAGAGAEPACQNAPGQPCLSDLPIARKASLHRFLAKRKSRLAAADPYPAPLAAPGAGAAKETAGKAVPEDGGAPWLGVNSALQLN, encoded by the exons ATGGGAgccgagcagcagcagcagcagcaggccgCCGGGGGCAGCAGGTTCGCCGCGGCGTTCGGCCTGCTGCGCCAGTACATGAGGGAGCAGCctggcgccggcggcggcggcatggtGACCGTGGGCCTCAtgccgggcggcggcgtcgacggCGTCGACGCGGTGACGCCCGAGCAGAGGATCCGGACCATGGAGCTCTTCCCCCAGCAGGCCGGCACGGTCAGGGGCTCGCACGAGAG GACGGGGCCTGAGAGAGCGCCGCTGACCATCTTCTTCGGCGGGAGGACGTTCGTGTTCGACGACTTCCCCGCCGAAAAGGCCAGGGAGCTCATGCAGCTCGCCGGCTCcttctgcgcgccgccgcccgtgtccgacgccggcgccggcgccgagcCCGCCTGCCAGAACGCGCCGGGGCAGCCTTGCTTGTCAG ACCTGCCGATCGCGAGGAAGGCGTCGCTGCACAGGTTCCTGGCGAAGAGGAAGAGCAGGCTCGCCGCGGCAGATCCGTACCCGGCGCCGTTAGCGGCGCCGGGGGCTGGGGCGGCCAAGGAGACGGCCGGCAAGGCTGTGCCGGAAGACGGCGGCGCGCCGTGGCTCGGCGTCAACTCCGCGCTCCAGCTCAACTGA
- the LOC109753466 gene encoding protein TIFY 11a: MPPMATTTATATDSAARRFASACGVLSQYVKASGVQEPGYPAGGAQQLTIFYGGRVVVLDGCTPARAAELIRFAAASQGAPVVQPPAPAFVDMPIARKASLQRFLSKRKDRSAGAAPAPAPAPAPEVPPYAHHEEEAPPKKKDKTEASSWLALGSLGDMHGSVGTSSSVGS; encoded by the coding sequence ATGCCGCCGATGGCGAccacgacggcgacggcgactgACTCCGCGGCGCGCCGCTTCGCCTCGGCCTGCGGCGTGCTCAGCCAGTACGTCAAGGCGTCCGGCGTCCAGGAACCCGGCTATCCGGCGGGCGGGGCGCAGCAGCTGACGATCTTCTACGGGGGGAGGGTGGTGGTGCTCGACGGCTGCACGCCGGCCAGGGCCGCCGAGCTGATCCGGTTCGCCGCGGCCTCGCAGGGAGCGCCTGTCGTACAGCCGCCTGCCCCTGCGTTCGTCGACATGCCGATCGCGAGGAAGGCGTCGCTGCAGCGGTTCCTGTCGAAGCGCAAGGACAgatccgccggcgccgccccggcCCCAGCCCCAGCCCCAGCCCCCGAGGTCCCGCCGTACGCGCATCATGAGGAGGAGGCGCCGCCGAAGAAGAAGGACAAGACGGAAGCTTCTTCCTGGCTCGCCCTGGGTAGCTTAGGGGACATGCACGGCAGCGTCGGTACATCGAGCTCAGTCGGGAGTTGA